The window CTATACCCCTTCTGCCAGCGAAATTGCGATAGGAAAATCAATATTAATAGCTACTACTACAGGAAATGGATTATGCAATGCTGTAACTGATACGCTTATTGTTAACATTGCTCCAAAACCAATTGTTGATGCGGGTCCTGATCAAAATGTATGTTACGACAGTTTCAATGTATTCTTAAATGGAAGCGTATCCGGAGGCTCCAGTACAGGTGTATGGAAAACATCCGGAAGCGGAATCTTCTTTCCTGATACCACTACACTTAACCCTATTTATATTCCAAGCATTTCCGATACCACCGGAGGTGCGGTTACTTTAGTGCTTACGTCCACTTCCAACGGAAGCTGCTTACCGGAGAGTGATACTGTCAGAATAATATGGACATCAAAACCAATAGTTGTTATTGCCGGCGCGGATCAGAATATCTGTAATCAAAATCCTGTTGCATCATTAACGGGAAATATTAATGGAGGTACCACTACAGGTCTGTGGTCAACTACAGGAACAGGAACATTTAGTCCGGGCGCAGCATCTTTAAATGCAACATACACTGCAAGCGCGGCTGACATTGCAAGCGGATCTGTGTATGTAATTCTAAAATCCACAAATGGTTGTGCGGAAATAACTGACAGTGTAAAAGTGACTATTTCTCCTACACCAACCGCCGGATATTCATTCACTGCCAATTGCAATAGCCTTAATGTAACATTCACAGATACCTCAACTGTTTCTCCCGGCGTTATCACGAGCTGGAAATGGGACTTTGGAGATGGCACAAATTCATCTATACAGAATCCTACCCATAGTTATAGCGCCACCGGCGACTACGCCGTTAAATTAGTCGTAACATCAGGTACAGGTTGCAGTGACTCAATTTCAAAAACGATCTCGATCAATTCAGTTAAAAGCGGATTTACATATACCTCAGCGTGCAGTTATTCAGGAGTTGCATTCACCGATACCAGTAACGTGAAAAACGATGTTATTGGCACCTGGTTATGGAATTTTGGAGATGGAAACACGTCAGGTTTACAGAACCCAACCCATCAATATGCTATAGGAGGAAGCTACACCGTTACACTTATTGTTACAACTTCAAAAGGATGTAAGGATACAATAGTAAATACAGCAATAGTATATCCAAAGCCAAATGCGAACTTCACTTATAATACTAACTCAGGAAGTCAGCTTATTAATTTCAATGATACTACAACCATAACGAGCGGAAGTATTGCCGGTTGGGTATGGGATTTCGGGGATGGCACAACTCAAAACACATCTCAAGATCCATCACACACCTATAATATAGCCGGATCTTACATAGTAACATTAATTGTGACATCAGACAATGGCTGCAAAGACACAATCAGCAAAGTGGTTATTTCAAGCGCGGCAACTGCAACATTCAGCCCGGTGGGGAACTGTCAGATCCAGGGAACTACATTTAATGACAACTCAACTGTAGCGCCCGCGGATACGATCATTAGCTGGCTTTGGAATTTTGGAGACGGAGACACAAGTGCTGCTCAAAGTCCGAAACATTTCTATTCTTATCCGGGAACTTATACCGTTACATTGATTATTACAACGGCCAAAGGATATTCCGATACACTCATTAGTATCTTTGTTGTTCACCCAAATCCTATTGCTGATTTCATAATCGGCAATCCGACTCCAAGTGTTCTGGAGGTGGTCAACTTTACTGATAATTCAACCGGGGCTTTCAGTTGGAACTGGAACTTCGGTGATGGTAGCAGTGCTGTTACACAAAACACTTCTCATTCCTATGGTGTCTCCGGAGAAATAAAAGTTACACAAATCGTTATTAGTCAGTTTGGATGCAGTGATACATTGAGCCAATATATTACATTGCACGATATTACTCCTGTGGTGCTTCCGCTTGCTTTTACACCTAACGGAGATGGAGAAAATGATGTGCTGAAAGTAAGAGGCGGACCTGTTAAAGAACTGGAATTGAAAATTTATAATGAATGGGGCGAACTCCTCTTTGTTTCCAATAACCAGAATATAGGATGGGATGGAACAAAGAACGGAATGATGCAGCCTGCCACAGTCTATGTATACACGTTGTATGCGATCACACTGGATGGTAAGGTATATGAAAAATACGGGGACGTAACGTTGCTGAGGTAAACACTTAAAACAACTGTCTATGGTTAAAAAGATCAGATATTGTGTGAACCGGGGATCAGTATTCCTTGGTTTGGTATTATCCTCTTCTGCATTTGCACAACAGGATAATCATATATCGCAATTCAACTCATCTCCTATGTTGCTAAATCCTGCTATGACCGCTATGTTTAAAGGTAATTACAGGGGGCAGCTTAATTACAGGACCCAGTGGAGCTCACTATTGAAAAATCCTTTTGTAAACCAGGCTGCGTCATTCGATATACCAGGTAAAAAATTCGGATATGGCATAAGTATTATGAACAATAAAGCCGGAAGCGGGAATATGAAAACAACTTCATTTGCTTTATCCTGCGCCTATGAAGTTACATCTGACCCTATGGAGATCCATCATCTTGCAACCGGTTTGCAGGTTGGCTTTATCAATAAGAGTATTGACGTGTCACGGCTTACCTTTGACAACCAATATTCAATGATAAGCGGGGGCTTTGACCAGAATATTTCGAGCCTGGAGAATTTTCAATCTACCTCCTATTTCTTACCTGATGTTAACTTCGGGGTTTATTATTTCAATACGGATAAAGAAAGAAAGCTAAATCCTTACATGGGCATTTCAGCTTTCCATCTTACGGTACCCAAAGAGTCTTTTTTTGGGGTAAATAACAGGATGCCCGTCAGGTTTTTAGTAAACGGAGGTTCTAAAATAAAAATAAACGAAACGATCAGAGTTGAACCATCTCTTTTATATATGCAGCAGACAAATGTCCGCGAAATGAATATCGGTATCATGGGAGATTATTTGCTGGTGGAGTATAACACTCATCTTCAATTGGGAACATTTTACAGGTATAAAGACGCTTTCATCATTCAAACAGCTGTAGTTTACAAGGAATATGCTTTGCGGATGAGCTATGATATTAACACCTCGGCACTTTCCACATACACGCGCGGAAGAGGAGCCTTTGAAATATCAATAATATATATGAAAGAAAACGGAAATTATGTTCCAAGCTTTTAAACTTTGTAAGATTTGAAAAAACCGGAACAGATCAAGAGCTCCTTTTATATTTACCTGTCAGTGATACTGCTTTTTACTGGGGGGCATAGTCTTTTTGCTCAAAAGAAAGATACCGTTGTTTCAAAATTTAAAACCGAGTTAATTAGTTTTGACAATGATCTTTCTGAAAAATCAATCAAATACGTAAAGCGCGGAGATTTCATCTTCTCCCTGGGTCCGCTAAAATATGAACAGGCTCTGGAGGAATACTTCAAAGCTCTTGAGATAAGTCCGGATAACTCTTTACTGAATTTTAAGGTGGGCTATTGCTATCTTAATATAAATAAGTTTAAATCCAGGTCAATCCTATACCTGGAGAAGGCACTCATTGGTACCGGCAAAAAAATCGACCCAAAAATAAGATTCTATCTTGGAAAGGCCTACCAGGTTAATCATAATCCTGAACGCGCAATCGAAGAATACAAAAAATATATTCTCGAAGTCAAAAAAGAATTAAAGCCTGAAACAAAAGGAGCTCCGTTAGAGATCGCTGAATTATCCCGTCTCCAGGAAAAGGACATTGGTGAAGCTTATAAAAAAATTGATGAATGCAGGAATTTTCTTAAATTTTACAAAAACCCTGTAAAAGTAAAATTACTTAACATGGGTGATTCCATTAACTCACCTTATGCTGAATATGACCCTTTTATAAGCCTGGATGAATCGGATCTCTACTATACTACAAGAAGACCGACTACAAAAGGTGGAGGACGGGCTGAAAAAGACGGGCAGTTTTACGAAGACATTTATGTTTCACACAAGAGAAACGGCAAATGGGGCAAAGCCCGACCCATGCGTGGTATAAATAAAAAAACAAATGATGCCATAACCGGACTTTCATTCGATGGAACAAAAATGTTCATATACAGGGATGCTAACGGAGGCGATATCTTTTTGTCAGAGTTGAAAGGTCGCTGGTCAAAATTAAGTAACATCAAAGAAATCAACTCCGAATTTCATGAATCATCCGCCTGCCTATCGGTTGATGGAAAAACACTCTATTTTGTCTCCGACCGGCCCGGGGGTGAAGGAGGAAGAGATATTTACATGTCAGCACTTGATGCAGAAGGCAAATGGAGCAAGCCTGCTAATCTTGGCCCGGACATCAACACATCTTTTGACGAAGACCGGATATATGTTCATCCATATACCAAGGCATTATTCTTCAGTTCAAAAGGACATAATTCATTAGGTGGCTATGATATTTTCGTATGTGATTATGAGAATGGAGCCTGGGCAAAACCCAAAAACCTCGGCTACCCGATCAATGATGTAGATGATGATTTTTCCTTTGTGGTCACAGATGATATGAAGCATGGCTACTATTCCTCTTTCAAAGAAAATGGTAAAGGTGAAAAAGACATATATTTTATTGATTTCGAAAATACGGAAAGTGATAGCGCATTAAAAAGCCTGAATGTTGATTTTAAAAAGATCACTTACGATGATTCGGTCAATGCAACTATTGTTGCACTGAATCAAAAAATAAGCAAGAATCCTCTGGCTTATATTAATGCAAGGCAACTGCATATTTTGGATTCGCTGGCAAGGAAAAACGGAAAAATATCAGGAAAAGCGATCAGCAAAACAAGTTTCGGCGAATTACCGTTTCGTTTATCCGATATTAAAAAACTGGATTCTATCGCAAGAGCCGACCATAATATAACTGCCATTGCAGTTGATAAAGTCGTTAACAGCAATAAAGACCTGGCTGCAATAAACCTTAATCGTAAGCAACTTAACCTGCTTGATTCCATTGCCAAAAGCAATAGAAAAATAACCGCCGAAATGCTCCTCCGGGCTGATTTCAGAGGCAAACAGATCAGTGCAGACCAACTAAGTATACTTGATTCTATTGCAAGAGTAAACGGAGCAATTACAGCAATTACAGTTGGCCAGACAAATTTTGCCAATTTAAATAAAGATATTCTGTTAAATGAAAATATTGCGCAGAGAATTGATCATAAAATAATTGAACCCGGTATTTCTATGCAACAACTTTACATATTAGATTCGATTGCTAAAGTAAACGGAAAAATTACCACAGCCGCGCTGAATAAAACTAAATTTTTCAATGCAAATCAACCTGTTTTGCTAACCAGCTCTCCGGTTAAAAACGTAAAAACTCCAAAAACATTAACAAGTCAGCAGTTACAAATATTGGACTCTGTGGCAAAAGCCAATGGAAGCATTACAGTTGAAGCCCTCAGTAAAACGAATTTTGTTGTGCCTGATAAATCCGACACTGTATCCGGACCCGCATCTCAAAGCAATAAGTTCGAAGT is drawn from Bacteroidota bacterium and contains these coding sequences:
- a CDS encoding OmpA family protein: MKKPEQIKSSFYIYLSVILLFTGGHSLFAQKKDTVVSKFKTELISFDNDLSEKSIKYVKRGDFIFSLGPLKYEQALEEYFKALEISPDNSLLNFKVGYCYLNINKFKSRSILYLEKALIGTGKKIDPKIRFYLGKAYQVNHNPERAIEEYKKYILEVKKELKPETKGAPLEIAELSRLQEKDIGEAYKKIDECRNFLKFYKNPVKVKLLNMGDSINSPYAEYDPFISLDESDLYYTTRRPTTKGGGRAEKDGQFYEDIYVSHKRNGKWGKARPMRGINKKTNDAITGLSFDGTKMFIYRDANGGDIFLSELKGRWSKLSNIKEINSEFHESSACLSVDGKTLYFVSDRPGGEGGRDIYMSALDAEGKWSKPANLGPDINTSFDEDRIYVHPYTKALFFSSKGHNSLGGYDIFVCDYENGAWAKPKNLGYPINDVDDDFSFVVTDDMKHGYYSSFKENGKGEKDIYFIDFENTESDSALKSLNVDFKKITYDDSVNATIVALNQKISKNPLAYINARQLHILDSLARKNGKISGKAISKTSFGELPFRLSDIKKLDSIARADHNITAIAVDKVVNSNKDLAAINLNRKQLNLLDSIAKSNRKITAEMLLRADFRGKQISADQLSILDSIARVNGAITAITVGQTNFANLNKDILLNENIAQRIDHKIIEPGISMQQLYILDSIAKVNGKITTAALNKTKFFNANQPVLLTSSPVKNVKTPKTLTSQQLQILDSVAKANGSITVEALSKTNFVVPDKSDTVSGPASQSNKFEVTESALTSEQLHILDSLAKTNRSITSASLDQTNFATIEPAALPGDIIVVEEKKFDLTEGMLTSQQFHKLDSLTKVKETLSAAIISKRVNAFQNNTTNTTDNSLNLTDMLSDRQLVILDSLAKAKKQITISDLSNTNFISDGQNVSDKNNISKNEISSIGLTDQQIRILDSLAKVDESITLYALNKVNFSARDPRASHRNILIQETNYAADETAFTEHQLHILDSLAKTNKRITGTLLSKTTFGVIVEYANGSILTNSNADTSGRITISKKQIRILDSLAGKNKSITASMLAKAHFTERKLNNTTANTTTTALTVNNNNSEKNDLTRTATNSNDTNNMRQHINSQDNTLAENNTEISPGNPIDLPAFSNILFEFNKYELSKESNSQLDKLIIYLLQYSAHKVKITGYTDSKGSDTYNLILSKKRAMAVSTYLTLNGINKKRMSLDYKGESHPVAPNENPDKSDNTEGRNLNRRVEMKIVLGTK
- a CDS encoding PorP/SprF family type IX secretion system membrane protein, translated to MVKKIRYCVNRGSVFLGLVLSSSAFAQQDNHISQFNSSPMLLNPAMTAMFKGNYRGQLNYRTQWSSLLKNPFVNQAASFDIPGKKFGYGISIMNNKAGSGNMKTTSFALSCAYEVTSDPMEIHHLATGLQVGFINKSIDVSRLTFDNQYSMISGGFDQNISSLENFQSTSYFLPDVNFGVYYFNTDKERKLNPYMGISAFHLTVPKESFFGVNNRMPVRFLVNGGSKIKINETIRVEPSLLYMQQTNVREMNIGIMGDYLLVEYNTHLQLGTFYRYKDAFIIQTAVVYKEYALRMSYDINTSALSTYTRGRGAFEISIIYMKENGNYVPSF